In Phycisphaerae bacterium, a genomic segment contains:
- a CDS encoding HlyD family efflux transporter periplasmic adaptor subunit has translation MRAASHADAARIVTAILTPQHQAILSAEVSARVAAVKKELGERFEADEVLVQLEDLTYRVNLQIAQAELAGAQQDLVQARKLTEANTRQRHADAVLAAAKANLNATQRLHDDGHASLVDLENARRDVQTAQAECELVSASAAKELSKAERDVAVAQARCDLAQGELRGCTLKAPYAGRVARVLINENELVERGTPAIEIVDDRVLRAKFLLPSTLFRGVRLGQELHLDVRETGATVVVRISHIAAVLDAASETFEVYAELDNAAGELRAGMNGTLQLSELRTP, from the coding sequence ATGCGCGCCGCGTCACACGCCGACGCAGCGCGGATCGTCACGGCGATCCTCACGCCCCAACACCAGGCGATTCTCTCCGCCGAGGTCTCCGCGCGCGTGGCCGCCGTGAAGAAGGAACTGGGTGAGCGCTTCGAGGCCGACGAAGTCCTCGTACAACTCGAAGACCTGACGTACCGCGTCAACCTGCAGATTGCACAGGCGGAGCTGGCCGGTGCCCAACAGGACCTTGTCCAGGCCCGCAAGCTGACCGAGGCCAACACGCGACAACGCCATGCCGATGCCGTCCTGGCCGCGGCCAAGGCGAACCTGAACGCCACCCAGCGCCTGCACGACGACGGGCACGCTTCGCTGGTCGACCTCGAGAATGCCCGTCGCGATGTGCAAACCGCGCAAGCCGAGTGCGAGCTGGTGTCCGCCAGTGCCGCGAAGGAACTGAGCAAGGCCGAGCGCGATGTCGCCGTGGCTCAGGCCAGGTGTGACCTCGCGCAGGGCGAGCTGCGCGGCTGCACGCTGAAGGCGCCGTACGCCGGACGCGTCGCGCGGGTGCTCATCAATGAGAATGAGCTGGTGGAGCGCGGCACGCCGGCGATCGAAATCGTCGATGACCGCGTCCTGCGGGCCAAATTCCTGCTGCCGTCCACGCTGTTTCGCGGCGTGCGCCTCGGGCAGGAGCTGCATCTGGACGTCCGCGAGACCGGCGCTACCGTCGTGGTGCGCATTTCACACATCGCCGCCGTGCTCGACGCCGCCAGCGAGACGTTCGAGGTCTACGCCGAGCTGGACAACGCGGCCGGCGAACTGCGGGCCGGCATGAACGGCACGCTGCAACTGTCGGAGCTGCGGACCCCCTAG
- a CDS encoding DUF4347 domain-containing protein codes for MKKVAGFARGQWSDKSSAPVCAIPNAMKWHNPPAANPTPPEGRSILPWTLMRLEERIVLEGSGAPEGACAAHIDAVAEPADAVPPDALHAVQHAIEHALGVALDTDGRACGAERVLAVSSDVEDAHTLLTAATPDVHGVVFDAQATTLAGLLARIRAELNGQAADSIALATHGDVVGGFQLVAGHPVNLETIHHPEMRAFWEGLAELVHPGGRIDVLACDAAAGLHGQVLMAALEQVTGVDIAASVDATGAPGRGGDWVLETDGVDVGCLYFVPTHLARFTELLAGPTIADTNPSHTVVGGSGPVVLDPGITVGDGGGGLLLGAAVRIKSGFVPGEDWLSLDADLASSSMVTWSYDAATGVLTIAGDNSATAYQALLRTVTYENTSTTPSTTPREFMFVIGDTFDTYRYLTSNGHYYQLGDPPGPATITWAAAQADAGARTLFGLQGYLATITSGAENSLAAILVPAMPVNKEAWLGGSDVAADGVWTWVTGPEAGTQFWQGDGTGSAVNGMYTHWNVPTYPNVAGASQLTIVRSSAWWHDAADGMAHDYFIVEYGGLASDTEGQLAACITVDVVAPNHAPVLDNTGLMRLTAINEDHVTNAGTSVASIIASAGGDRITDYNVDPEGIALTGIDTTHGSWQYSIDGGATWHTVGAVGEDHALLLRSTDLLRFRPHADWNGTVAAGVAFRAWDQSAGSAGGFSDVTTNGGQTAFSTASETASIAVNAVNDAPVLDSSSPLHLTDLDEDAVGNGGMTVADLLNSTGGNRITDVDAGALRGIAVIGLDAAYGTWQYSLDGGLTWLNIGAVSSNHALLLRTTDLLRFQPAADWNGVLDPALALRAWDQTSGVAGGYADASITGGTTPFSAAAVGADLLVHAVNDAPHVAHPLVDQHVGDDAAFSFGLAVDAFRDVDAGDILTYTATLADGSALPEWLTFDSATRTFSGQPGPGAVGIWSVRVIATDGHGESAADVFDIVVAHVNHAPTLVQPLVDQSVTAGTPLAYQLPPDAFHDVDAGDTLTYRATLTDGGALPAWLVFDSTTRTFQGTPHAMDAGVYQVLVTVEDGQGGAVTGAFVITVARTAPVEPFDPTDPPGADTPVKPPAHNSGGRDTTPRGSNSSGPSGGTTTAGGTTSGAEHAGGGPAAADPGGAGDATSTWDADAPAASGDSAPGSAGDGPHAVGAAPVADMPAAGASGTAAAGRVDDEHEADDAWYRRRLEEPEWASAQQAADMQSAILSGELFDDAAQPAEFRAAWDTILGALADSSVELTAYLQSAFRTVTEAAHLYQASEQALATLMDELALADGMNARGHLDELLAAAGEARTLVRVTSSELQAVIMAAAEAGRQGSFDRVLDDVIGAALHRLITANERLFIETQAVAAATAVLHEARVHGEREIDADVLPIELAESRVAAESAFREIRKSWDRVAEDAFAAFVAQLVAQHGTQAQGPAAQ; via the coding sequence ATGAAGAAGGTAGCGGGCTTCGCGCGGGGCCAGTGGTCCGATAAGTCATCCGCCCCAGTTTGCGCGATCCCGAACGCGATGAAGTGGCACAACCCGCCAGCCGCGAACCCTACCCCGCCAGAGGGCCGGTCCATCCTGCCGTGGACGCTCATGCGCCTGGAAGAGCGGATCGTGCTCGAGGGCAGCGGTGCCCCCGAGGGCGCGTGTGCTGCGCACATCGACGCTGTTGCTGAGCCCGCCGATGCGGTTCCACCAGATGCCTTGCACGCCGTGCAGCATGCCATCGAGCACGCCCTGGGGGTCGCCCTGGACACGGATGGCCGCGCCTGCGGGGCGGAGCGCGTGTTGGCGGTCTCATCGGATGTCGAGGACGCGCACACGTTGCTCACCGCCGCTACCCCCGATGTGCACGGGGTCGTCTTCGATGCGCAGGCCACGACGCTCGCGGGGCTGCTCGCGCGAATCCGCGCGGAACTAAATGGGCAGGCCGCGGACAGTATTGCCCTCGCCACCCATGGGGACGTGGTGGGCGGCTTCCAATTGGTCGCGGGCCACCCGGTGAACCTCGAGACGATTCACCACCCGGAGATGCGGGCATTCTGGGAGGGGCTGGCTGAGCTGGTTCACCCGGGCGGCCGGATCGACGTGCTGGCGTGCGACGCGGCGGCGGGGCTGCACGGGCAGGTGTTGATGGCGGCGCTGGAGCAGGTGACCGGCGTAGATATCGCGGCGTCCGTGGATGCGACGGGGGCGCCGGGGCGCGGCGGCGACTGGGTGCTCGAAACCGACGGCGTGGACGTCGGGTGCCTGTACTTCGTCCCAACGCACTTGGCGAGGTTCACGGAGCTGCTCGCGGGTCCCACGATCGCGGACACGAACCCCAGTCACACGGTCGTCGGCGGTTCTGGCCCCGTGGTGCTGGACCCGGGCATTACCGTAGGCGACGGTGGGGGCGGCCTGCTGCTGGGTGCCGCCGTGCGCATCAAGAGTGGGTTTGTGCCGGGCGAGGACTGGCTGTCGCTGGACGCCGATCTGGCTTCGAGCTCGATGGTCACCTGGTCCTACGACGCGGCGACCGGCGTGCTGACGATCGCGGGAGACAACTCGGCCACGGCGTACCAGGCGCTGCTGCGGACGGTCACGTACGAGAACACGAGCACGACGCCGAGCACGACGCCGCGCGAGTTCATGTTCGTGATCGGCGACACGTTCGACACGTACCGGTACCTGACTTCCAACGGCCACTACTACCAGTTGGGCGATCCGCCCGGGCCGGCGACGATCACGTGGGCGGCCGCGCAGGCGGACGCCGGCGCACGAACGCTGTTTGGCCTGCAGGGGTACCTGGCGACGATCACATCGGGCGCCGAGAACTCACTGGCCGCGATACTGGTGCCGGCGATGCCGGTGAACAAGGAAGCGTGGCTGGGCGGTAGCGACGTGGCTGCGGATGGGGTGTGGACCTGGGTCACGGGTCCGGAGGCCGGCACGCAGTTCTGGCAGGGCGACGGCACTGGTTCGGCCGTCAACGGCATGTACACGCACTGGAACGTACCGACGTACCCAAACGTGGCCGGCGCCAGCCAATTGACGATTGTGCGTTCGAGCGCATGGTGGCACGACGCGGCGGACGGCATGGCCCACGACTATTTCATCGTCGAATATGGCGGGCTGGCATCAGACACCGAGGGGCAGCTCGCGGCGTGCATCACCGTCGATGTCGTTGCGCCCAATCACGCACCGGTGCTCGACAACACCGGGCTGATGCGCCTGACCGCAATCAACGAGGACCACGTCACCAACGCCGGCACCAGTGTGGCGAGCATCATCGCATCCGCCGGCGGCGACCGGATCACGGACTACAACGTCGATCCGGAGGGCATCGCGTTGACGGGGATCGACACGACGCACGGGAGCTGGCAGTACTCGATCGATGGTGGCGCGACCTGGCACACGGTCGGTGCCGTGGGCGAGGACCATGCACTCTTGTTGCGCTCGACCGACCTGCTGCGCTTTCGGCCTCATGCGGACTGGAACGGCACGGTTGCCGCCGGAGTGGCGTTCCGTGCCTGGGATCAGTCCGCCGGCTCAGCGGGCGGTTTTTCCGATGTGACCACGAACGGCGGCCAGACGGCCTTCAGCACGGCCAGCGAGACGGCCAGTATCGCGGTGAACGCGGTCAATGATGCGCCGGTGCTGGATAGCTCCAGCCCGCTGCACCTGACCGACCTGGATGAGGACGCGGTCGGCAACGGCGGCATGACCGTCGCCGACTTGCTGAATTCCACGGGCGGCAACCGGATCACCGACGTGGACGCGGGCGCGCTGCGCGGCATCGCGGTGATCGGTCTGGATGCCGCGTACGGCACATGGCAGTATTCGCTCGACGGGGGTCTGACGTGGCTGAACATCGGCGCTGTGTCGTCGAACCACGCGCTGTTGCTGCGCACGACCGACCTGCTGCGCTTCCAGCCGGCAGCCGACTGGAACGGGGTGCTCGATCCGGCGCTGGCGCTGCGGGCCTGGGACCAGACCAGCGGCGTCGCGGGCGGCTACGCGGATGCGAGCATCACCGGCGGCACCACCCCGTTCAGCGCCGCCGCGGTTGGGGCTGACCTGCTCGTGCACGCGGTGAACGACGCGCCGCACGTCGCGCATCCGCTGGTCGATCAGCACGTCGGTGATGACGCCGCGTTCAGTTTTGGTTTGGCCGTCGATGCGTTCCGCGATGTGGACGCCGGCGACATTCTGACCTATACCGCGACGCTGGCCGACGGCAGCGCGCTGCCCGAATGGTTGACGTTCGATTCCGCGACGCGCACGTTCTCCGGGCAGCCTGGCCCGGGGGCAGTTGGCATCTGGAGCGTCCGGGTGATCGCCACGGACGGGCATGGCGAATCCGCGGCCGATGTCTTCGACATCGTGGTGGCCCACGTCAATCATGCCCCGACGCTGGTCCAGCCACTCGTGGACCAGAGCGTGACGGCGGGAACGCCGCTGGCGTACCAGCTACCGCCCGATGCGTTCCACGACGTGGACGCGGGCGACACGCTGACGTATCGCGCGACGCTGACGGACGGAGGCGCGTTGCCGGCGTGGCTGGTGTTCGACAGCACGACACGTACGTTCCAAGGTACGCCGCACGCGATGGATGCCGGCGTGTACCAGGTGCTCGTGACCGTGGAGGACGGGCAGGGCGGGGCGGTTACAGGTGCGTTTGTCATCACGGTGGCGCGAACCGCGCCGGTGGAGCCGTTCGACCCGACTGATCCGCCGGGGGCGGACACGCCGGTCAAGCCGCCGGCGCACAACTCCGGCGGCCGTGACACGACTCCGCGCGGGTCGAATTCGTCCGGACCGTCTGGAGGCACAACGACGGCGGGTGGGACGACGAGCGGTGCGGAGCATGCGGGCGGCGGTCCGGCGGCCGCGGACCCCGGCGGCGCCGGCGACGCGACCAGTACTTGGGACGCTGACGCGCCGGCCGCGAGTGGTGACAGCGCACCCGGAAGCGCGGGCGATGGTCCGCATGCCGTTGGCGCGGCCCCGGTCGCGGACATGCCGGCCGCCGGGGCATCGGGGACGGCCGCGGCCGGCCGCGTGGACGATGAGCACGAGGCTGACGACGCGTGGTATCGGCGTCGGCTGGAAGAACCGGAGTGGGCCAGCGCGCAGCAGGCCGCGGACATGCAAAGTGCCATTCTGAGCGGCGAGCTGTTCGACGATGCCGCGCAGCCGGCAGAGTTCCGCGCGGCCTGGGACACGATCCTGGGTGCCTTGGCGGACAGCAGCGTGGAATTGACCGCGTACCTCCAGTCGGCGTTTCGCACGGTAACCGAGGCGGCGCATCTGTATCAGGCGTCCGAGCAGGCGCTGGCCACCCTGATGGACGAGCTGGCGCTGGCGGATGGGATGAACGCGCGCGGCCACCTGGACGAGTTGCTGGCCGCCGCCGGTGAGGCCCGCACGCTGGTGCGCGTGACCAGCAGCGAGCTGCAGGCGGTGATCATGGCGGCGGCGGAGGCGGGGCGGCAGGGCAGCTTCGACCGTGTGCTCGATGACGTCATCGGCGCGGCGCTGCACCGCCTGATCACGGCGAACGAGCGGCTGTTCATCGAAACACAGGCGGTCGCCGCGGCGACGGCAGTGCTGCACGAAGCCCGCGTGCACGGTGAACGGGAGATCGATGCCGACGTACTGCCGATCGAGCTGGCCGAATCGCGCGTGGCGGCCGAGTCCGCGTTCAGAGAGATTCGCAAGAGCTGGGACCGGGTGGCGGAAGACGCGTTCGCCGCATTCGTGGCGCAGCTCGTCGCCCAGCACGGCACGCAGGCCCAGGGTCCCGCGGCGCAGTGA
- a CDS encoding HlyD family efflux transporter periplasmic adaptor subunit, translated as MSPNALPTTLPVLRPDIEFHLGPAECDGAPTYVLHDPLRGTFEKLTWVQAEILRRLRVPWTLDRLLAHLRSESTIRVSADDITRLCADAAGRGLTCGQLATPRRTSLGGIATLFRRLVYLRVPLCRPDAFLARTVGTVRHLASPAALTLYLAFTLAGLIWLVQRFDAYLATFPYFFNAAGAATFTLAIIAIKTIHEFSHAYVAKALGNRVPSMGVALIFLFPVAYADVTDSWRMRSRRRRLPIALAGVLAELVLAGLALFIWGISPPGTLKSLCFVVSSVTLVSTLVLNLNPARRYDGYYVLSDLLGIDNLQSRALAVLRWLARRHLLGLPLPPPEAPLPRRRLVTLVAYALGASAYRAVLYAAIALMLYHWLAKALGVIVFCAALYTFIIRPIVHETVQLWRLRPLWRWNWRAPLVAALVLLILLWAALPLPRRQSVPATTVAGDTQVLYAPGAGVLRELHVALNDQVKAGQTLFVVESADLNAQAEIARLDIERLDVELAVIKSDARQRALLPQKTEELARAQARLDSLRAAIERNRCVAQVDGVVMEWDDSVREGTPISADQVLGRIVDGRAPRIVGYVRDDLAGDVTLGTRLAFCSDAEPGRLAGTVTFVEPVRSTVLEQRGLASVARGDIAVVPDARGRLEMLDSYYKVEVALDAPPPELRVGQTGALWLRTSPRSRLADLWRYVQGVVLRESSF; from the coding sequence ATGAGCCCGAACGCCCTGCCCACGACGCTGCCCGTACTGCGACCGGACATCGAGTTTCACCTTGGCCCCGCTGAATGCGACGGCGCACCGACCTACGTCCTCCATGATCCTCTGCGCGGGACGTTCGAGAAACTCACCTGGGTGCAGGCCGAGATTCTGAGGCGGCTGCGCGTTCCCTGGACGCTCGACCGCCTGCTTGCGCACCTGCGCAGCGAATCCACCATCCGCGTGTCCGCCGACGATATCACCCGGTTATGTGCCGACGCCGCCGGTCGCGGGCTGACCTGCGGCCAACTGGCCACGCCACGCCGTACGTCGCTGGGCGGAATCGCCACGCTGTTTCGCCGGCTCGTCTACCTGCGTGTGCCGCTGTGCCGGCCGGACGCGTTCCTCGCGCGCACGGTGGGCACCGTGCGGCACCTGGCGTCGCCAGCGGCCCTGACGCTGTACCTCGCGTTCACGCTCGCGGGGCTGATCTGGCTGGTGCAGCGCTTCGACGCGTACCTGGCGACGTTTCCGTATTTCTTCAACGCCGCCGGGGCCGCCACGTTCACGCTGGCCATCATCGCCATCAAGACGATCCACGAATTCAGTCACGCCTACGTCGCCAAGGCGCTCGGTAACCGCGTGCCATCGATGGGCGTGGCCCTGATCTTCCTGTTCCCGGTCGCGTACGCCGATGTCACCGACAGTTGGCGCATGCGCAGCCGCCGGCGACGCCTGCCAATCGCGCTGGCGGGCGTGCTGGCCGAGCTGGTGCTGGCCGGCCTGGCGTTGTTCATCTGGGGCATCAGCCCGCCCGGCACCCTGAAGAGCCTGTGCTTCGTCGTGTCATCCGTCACGCTGGTCTCAACGCTGGTGCTGAACCTGAATCCCGCCCGGCGTTATGACGGCTACTATGTGCTCAGCGACCTGCTCGGCATCGACAACCTGCAGAGCCGCGCGCTCGCCGTGCTTCGGTGGCTGGCGCGCCGGCACCTCCTTGGGCTGCCGTTGCCGCCGCCTGAAGCCCCCCTGCCGCGCCGCCGGCTGGTGACGCTCGTGGCGTACGCGCTCGGCGCGTCGGCGTACCGCGCCGTGCTCTACGCCGCGATTGCGCTCATGCTCTATCACTGGCTTGCCAAAGCGCTCGGCGTCATCGTCTTCTGCGCCGCGCTCTACACGTTCATCATCCGGCCGATTGTGCACGAGACTGTGCAGCTCTGGCGGCTGCGACCGCTCTGGCGCTGGAATTGGCGGGCTCCGCTGGTCGCGGCGCTCGTGCTCCTGATCCTGCTCTGGGCCGCGTTGCCGCTGCCCCGCCGGCAGAGTGTGCCGGCGACGACGGTGGCCGGCGACACGCAGGTGCTCTATGCGCCGGGCGCCGGCGTTCTGCGTGAGTTGCACGTGGCGCTCAATGATCAGGTCAAGGCCGGTCAGACGCTCTTCGTCGTCGAATCCGCGGACCTCAACGCGCAGGCGGAGATCGCCCGGCTCGACATCGAGCGGCTGGACGTAGAGCTGGCGGTGATCAAGAGCGATGCCCGGCAGCGGGCGCTGCTGCCGCAGAAGACCGAGGAGCTGGCGCGCGCACAAGCCCGGCTCGACTCGCTGCGGGCCGCCATCGAGCGGAATCGCTGCGTCGCGCAGGTGGACGGCGTGGTGATGGAATGGGACGACAGCGTACGCGAGGGCACACCCATCAGCGCCGACCAGGTGCTGGGGCGCATCGTCGACGGCCGCGCACCGCGCATCGTCGGCTACGTGCGTGACGATCTGGCGGGCGACGTAACGCTGGGGACGCGGCTGGCTTTCTGCTCCGACGCCGAGCCGGGCCGCCTCGCCGGCACCGTGACCTTCGTGGAGCCGGTGCGCAGCACGGTGTTGGAGCAACGCGGTCTCGCCTCCGTGGCGCGCGGCGACATTGCGGTCGTGCCCGATGCGCGCGGCCGACTCGAGATGCTCGACAGCTACTACAAGGTGGAAGTCGCGCTGGATGCCCCGCCGCCTGAGCTGCGCGTCGGTCAGACCGGCGCACTCTGGCTCCGCACGTCGCCGCGCTCGCGTCTGGCTGATCTGTGGCGGTACGTGCAAGGCGTCGTGCTGCGCGAGAGCAGCTTCTAG
- a CDS encoding HlyD family efflux transporter periplasmic adaptor subunit produces MSTQAPPTAVPVEAFESLATLQQLTLEAGLSEDLKQLQFRMLNRSVAYCRYDRATLWDLRGRQPRLLGVSGQADVQAHGPLVDEWQRVVAGLPRRETMQLGPQVPDGGAGAWQCLMRRTGGLAALWLPIVVDNRPVAALWLERWAGGRFTESDRKCLDALALAYAVAWRSVAPRPAWWRRALATRPRMVTAGVLITLLGTLVFVSVPLRIVAQCEVVPKDPVAITAPLAGVIAEVVVLPGRTVESGTLLAVYDKRVAEEELKVAQQQVQIVESDLQRARVQAFQDATARSTVALLENRLAQERTRLGLAQHHVDQLEIRAPVSGTVMLTDPHEWRGRPVQVGERLMMVVDPQQTRLRIWLPEKDNLRFNEQRPLHVILDADPRTSHPATLRFLANHSQTTSTGQVCFRAEAEWATSAPNVKTGLQGTAVLYGDNVPLGYWLLRRPLAAVRRWSGV; encoded by the coding sequence ATGAGCACGCAGGCCCCTCCCACCGCGGTGCCCGTCGAGGCGTTCGAGTCGCTGGCCACGCTCCAGCAGCTCACGCTGGAGGCCGGCCTGAGCGAAGACCTCAAGCAGTTGCAGTTCCGCATGCTGAATCGCTCAGTCGCTTACTGCCGCTACGACCGCGCCACGCTCTGGGACCTGCGTGGGCGGCAACCGCGGCTGCTCGGTGTTTCTGGCCAGGCGGACGTACAGGCACACGGTCCGCTGGTCGACGAATGGCAGCGCGTGGTCGCCGGTTTGCCGAGGCGCGAAACGATGCAGCTTGGCCCGCAGGTGCCGGACGGCGGCGCAGGAGCGTGGCAATGCCTGATGCGGCGCACCGGCGGCCTGGCAGCGCTGTGGCTGCCGATCGTCGTCGATAACCGCCCGGTCGCAGCGCTGTGGCTGGAACGCTGGGCCGGGGGCCGGTTCACCGAGTCGGATCGCAAGTGCCTGGACGCGCTCGCACTGGCGTACGCCGTTGCGTGGCGCAGCGTCGCACCGCGGCCGGCCTGGTGGCGGAGAGCGCTGGCGACGCGTCCGCGCATGGTGACCGCGGGCGTCCTGATTACTTTGCTCGGCACACTCGTCTTCGTGTCCGTCCCGTTGCGGATCGTCGCGCAGTGCGAGGTCGTGCCGAAAGACCCGGTGGCAATCACCGCCCCGCTCGCCGGCGTCATCGCCGAGGTCGTCGTCCTGCCTGGGCGCACGGTCGAGTCCGGCACGTTGCTGGCAGTCTACGACAAGCGCGTGGCGGAAGAAGAACTCAAGGTCGCACAGCAGCAGGTGCAGATCGTCGAATCCGACCTGCAGCGTGCTCGCGTCCAGGCGTTCCAGGATGCGACCGCTCGTTCCACCGTTGCGTTGCTCGAAAACCGCCTCGCCCAGGAACGTACGCGGCTGGGCCTGGCGCAGCACCACGTCGATCAACTCGAAATCCGCGCGCCCGTGTCTGGCACGGTCATGCTCACCGATCCGCACGAGTGGCGCGGTCGCCCCGTGCAGGTCGGCGAGCGCCTCATGATGGTCGTCGACCCGCAGCAGACCCGGCTCCGCATCTGGCTGCCGGAGAAAGACAATCTGCGCTTCAACGAGCAGCGTCCGCTGCACGTGATTCTCGACGCCGACCCGCGGACCAGCCACCCGGCCACGCTGCGGTTCCTCGCGAATCACAGCCAGACGACCAGCACCGGGCAGGTCTGCTTCCGCGCCGAGGCCGAATGGGCCACCTCGGCCCCGAACGTGAAGACCGGCCTGCAAGGCACCGCCGTGCTCTACGGCGATAACGTGCCGCTGGGCTACTGGCTCTTGCGCCGACCGCTCGCCGCGGTGCGCCGCTGGAGCGGGGTGTAA
- a CDS encoding TolC family protein gives MTSDSRTRSTHRQRLAALVALAVLAGCATQPGHEELRARHAALDLAAYQARAPQSAPSVTLRSALECALNHNIEVWIAEHERQFQHELSTQSLLKLLPSLLAGAESSWRSELDAASSESLRRHKQSLEPSFSADQSARTFDISMTWSLLDFGISYFRARQQADRAWIAAQRVRRVKQDLALQVTRAYWQAVTARESAREAERIGAEVETRIALSSAEIAEQAISQIDGLRNETKLLEQQEELRRYQRAHRVALTELATLMGLAPGTTVELAEIDLDQPLVPPDTDVAALEDEALRNRPELYEKDREEEISRADAHVAIAQLFPNLNLSWRFDIDDNRFLVFNQWHTLGLRAAWDLLAIPQHLMQHHALTLQTELVARRRTALAVGILTQLHLTLIDCAEAAAQCRLAGVIAAKHRALLAAVESTASEGKSHDGETVDQRMRYLKARARYLTAYAEFRIAQARLRNTLGRDPGDDLGDDEFNPPLLPDALQLSPPAEGGAS, from the coding sequence GTGACGTCTGATTCCCGTACCCGCAGCACGCACCGCCAACGTCTGGCAGCGCTGGTGGCGCTGGCCGTCCTGGCCGGTTGCGCGACGCAACCCGGCCACGAGGAACTGCGCGCCCGCCACGCCGCGCTGGACCTCGCCGCCTACCAGGCCCGCGCACCGCAGAGCGCGCCATCGGTCACGCTGCGCAGTGCACTGGAGTGCGCGCTGAATCACAACATCGAGGTGTGGATCGCCGAGCACGAGCGTCAGTTCCAGCACGAGCTTTCCACGCAATCGCTCCTGAAGCTCCTGCCGTCTTTGCTCGCCGGCGCTGAGTCCAGTTGGCGCTCCGAGCTGGACGCGGCCAGCTCGGAAAGCCTGCGGCGGCACAAGCAGTCGCTGGAGCCGTCCTTCTCGGCGGACCAGAGCGCCCGCACCTTCGATATCTCCATGACCTGGAGCCTGCTGGACTTCGGCATCTCGTACTTCCGCGCCCGGCAGCAGGCCGACCGCGCGTGGATCGCCGCGCAGCGCGTCCGGCGGGTGAAGCAGGACCTCGCCCTGCAGGTCACGCGCGCGTACTGGCAGGCAGTCACCGCCCGCGAGTCGGCGCGCGAGGCCGAACGCATCGGCGCCGAAGTCGAGACTCGCATCGCGCTGAGCAGCGCAGAGATTGCGGAGCAGGCCATCTCGCAAATCGACGGTTTGCGGAACGAGACCAAGCTCCTGGAGCAGCAGGAAGAGCTGCGCCGCTACCAGCGCGCTCACCGGGTGGCGCTCACCGAGCTGGCCACGTTGATGGGCCTGGCGCCGGGGACGACCGTCGAACTGGCCGAGATCGACCTCGACCAGCCGCTGGTCCCGCCCGACACGGACGTGGCCGCGCTGGAAGACGAGGCCCTGCGCAACCGGCCCGAGCTCTACGAGAAGGACCGCGAAGAGGAAATCAGCCGGGCGGACGCCCACGTGGCCATCGCGCAGCTGTTCCCGAACCTCAACCTCTCGTGGCGCTTCGACATCGACGACAATCGCTTCCTGGTCTTCAACCAGTGGCACACGCTCGGCCTCCGCGCCGCGTGGGACCTGCTGGCCATCCCGCAGCACCTCATGCAGCACCATGCGCTGACCCTCCAGACCGAGCTCGTCGCGCGCCGGCGGACGGCGCTGGCCGTCGGCATCCTCACGCAACTGCACCTGACGCTCATCGACTGCGCGGAAGCCGCCGCGCAATGCCGCCTCGCCGGCGTCATCGCCGCCAAACACCGCGCCCTGCTCGCGGCCGTGGAGTCCACCGCCAGCGAGGGCAAGTCACACGATGGCGAGACGGTGGATCAGCGCATGCGCTACCTCAAGGCCCGCGCACGCTACCTGACCGCCTACGCCGAGTTTCGCATTGCCCAGGCGCGGCTGCGCAACACGCTCGGCCGCGACCCCGGCGATGACCTGGGAGATGACGAGTTCAATCCGCCGCTGCTGCCGGACGCGCTCCAGCTGTCACCGCCGGCTGAGGGAGGCGCGTCATGA